Proteins encoded by one window of Mycolicibacterium cosmeticum:
- a CDS encoding TetR/AcrR family transcriptional regulator, translating to MPRLTRAQRQEQTRVELLEAARRRFLTHGYAATSLDDIAEDAGYSKGAVYSNFGSKPNVCRAVLELIHREKFGEIAELATAAADLDSRIAALNTWFEATVGDVGWTMLELEFVVLSRNNPDLTDMITALREEAARSVAGVLRTLAADLGIDESSSVAAGLDDVGNLLLSAGIGLGIQRAIDPSVPARPATDAIRYLVNMLGAIGSAPGA from the coding sequence ATGCCGCGGCTGACCAGGGCGCAACGCCAGGAACAGACCCGCGTTGAACTGCTCGAGGCCGCCAGGCGGCGGTTTCTGACCCACGGCTACGCGGCCACCAGCCTCGACGACATCGCGGAGGATGCCGGTTACTCCAAGGGCGCGGTGTACTCCAACTTCGGCAGTAAGCCGAATGTGTGCCGGGCGGTGCTGGAGCTCATCCATCGGGAGAAGTTCGGCGAGATCGCCGAGTTGGCGACGGCGGCCGCCGATCTGGACAGCCGGATCGCCGCACTCAACACCTGGTTTGAGGCCACCGTGGGCGATGTCGGGTGGACCATGCTGGAGCTGGAGTTCGTGGTGTTGTCCCGCAACAATCCCGATCTCACCGACATGATCACCGCGCTGCGCGAGGAGGCCGCTCGGTCGGTGGCCGGCGTGCTGCGCACCCTGGCGGCCGACCTCGGCATCGACGAATCCAGTTCCGTGGCAGCAGGTTTGGATGATGTCGGCAATCTGCTGTTGAGCGCCGGCATCGGCTTGGGCATCCAGCGCGCCATCGATCCCTCGGTGCCGGCACGGCCGGCCACCGACGCCATCCGCTACCTGGTGAACATGCTGGGCGCCATCGGTTCCGCGCCCGGGGCTTAG
- a CDS encoding acyl-CoA carboxylase subunit beta, with protein MTTMAPEAAAESLDPRDPLLRLSTFFDDGTVELLHERDKSGVLAAAGTVNGVRTIAFCTDGTVMGGAMGIEGCAHIVNAYDVAIEEQSPIVGIWHSGGARLAEGVKALHAVGLVFEAMIRASGYIPQISVVVGFAAGGAAYGPALTDVIVMAPDSKVFVTGPDVVRSVTGEDVDMVSLGGPEAHHKKSGVCHIVADDELDAYERGRRLVGLFCQQGHFDRSKAEAGDVDLKALMPESARRAYDVHPIIEALLDNDAPFEEFQSRWAPSIVVGLGRLAGRTVGVIANNPLRLGGCLNSESAEKSARFVRLCDAFGIPLVVVVDVPGYLPGVDQEWGGVVRRGAKLLHAFGEATVPRVTLVTRKIYGGAYIAMNSRSLNATKVFAWPDAEVAVMGAKAAVGILHKRKLAAAADHERDALHEELAAEHERIAGGVDSAIEIGVVDEKIDPAHTRSKITQALAEAPHRRGRHKNIPL; from the coding sequence ATGACAACCATGGCCCCCGAGGCGGCTGCCGAATCCCTTGATCCCCGCGACCCGCTGCTGCGGTTGTCGACGTTCTTCGACGACGGCACCGTGGAACTGCTGCACGAGCGCGACAAGTCCGGGGTGCTGGCCGCCGCGGGCACCGTCAACGGCGTGCGCACCATCGCCTTCTGCACCGACGGCACCGTCATGGGCGGGGCCATGGGCATCGAGGGCTGCGCGCACATCGTCAACGCGTACGACGTCGCCATCGAGGAGCAGTCCCCGATCGTCGGGATCTGGCACTCCGGTGGTGCGCGGCTGGCCGAGGGCGTCAAGGCGCTGCACGCGGTCGGTCTGGTGTTCGAGGCGATGATCCGGGCCTCCGGTTACATCCCGCAGATCTCTGTGGTGGTCGGCTTCGCCGCCGGCGGCGCCGCCTACGGCCCGGCCCTGACCGACGTCATCGTGATGGCGCCGGACAGCAAGGTCTTCGTCACGGGCCCCGACGTGGTGCGCAGCGTCACCGGTGAGGACGTCGACATGGTGTCCCTCGGCGGCCCCGAGGCCCACCACAAGAAGTCCGGCGTGTGCCACATCGTCGCCGACGACGAGCTGGATGCCTACGAGCGTGGCCGCCGTCTGGTCGGATTGTTCTGCCAGCAGGGCCATTTCGACCGCAGCAAGGCCGAGGCCGGCGACGTCGACCTCAAGGCCCTGATGCCCGAGTCCGCACGCCGCGCCTACGACGTGCACCCGATCATCGAGGCCCTGCTGGACAACGACGCCCCCTTCGAGGAGTTCCAGTCCCGCTGGGCCCCGTCGATCGTGGTCGGCCTGGGCCGGCTGGCCGGGCGCACCGTCGGCGTGATCGCCAACAACCCGCTGCGCCTGGGCGGCTGCCTGAACTCCGAAAGTGCCGAGAAGTCTGCGCGTTTCGTGCGGCTGTGCGATGCGTTCGGCATCCCGCTGGTCGTGGTGGTGGACGTGCCCGGCTACCTGCCCGGTGTGGACCAGGAGTGGGGTGGCGTGGTGCGCCGCGGCGCCAAACTGCTGCACGCCTTCGGTGAGGCCACCGTTCCGCGCGTCACCCTGGTGACCCGCAAGATCTACGGCGGCGCGTACATCGCGATGAACTCCCGCTCACTGAACGCCACCAAGGTGTTCGCCTGGCCGGACGCCGAGGTCGCCGTGATGGGTGCCAAGGCCGCCGTCGGCATCCTGCACAAGCGCAAGCTGGCCGCCGCGGCCGATCACGAGCGCGACGCACTGCACGAGGAACTGGCCGCCGAACACGAGCGGATCGCCGGTGGGGTGGACTCGGCGATCGAGATCGGCGTGGTCGACGAGAAGATCGACCCGGCGCACACCCGCAGCAAGATCACCCAGGCGCTGGCCGAAGCGCCGCACCGGCGTGGCCGGCACAAGAACATCCCGCTGTAA
- a CDS encoding SDR family oxidoreductase, with product MSRTPRVDGSVVVISGGARGIGAKTAELFCHLGATVWIGDVDADVAAATATQLHCHSAHLDVTSRESWDRFLAEVAAASGPVDILVNNAGVMPLGAFDAETAATTGLILDVNVRGLLHGMQAVIPAMVARRRGHVVNVASMAGMIPIPGMVTYNASKFAALGASLAARREYSGTGVTVSAVLPAAVRTELASGAPLGRGLPTVDPDAVARAVVRTLHTRAARTSVPGWVAPAWSLVDALVPEFVQRWVRPRVDDRRALTGIDATARRAYLDRLERQAKDHAS from the coding sequence TTGTCGAGAACCCCCAGGGTGGACGGTTCGGTGGTGGTGATCAGTGGCGGTGCGCGCGGCATCGGCGCCAAGACGGCCGAGTTGTTCTGCCATCTCGGGGCCACCGTGTGGATCGGCGACGTGGACGCCGACGTCGCCGCTGCCACGGCCACCCAATTGCACTGTCACAGCGCCCATCTCGACGTCACCAGTCGGGAATCCTGGGACCGCTTCCTCGCCGAGGTGGCGGCAGCCTCGGGACCGGTCGACATCCTGGTCAACAACGCCGGGGTGATGCCGTTGGGCGCGTTCGACGCCGAGACCGCCGCCACCACCGGCCTGATTCTCGATGTCAATGTGCGCGGTCTGCTGCACGGTATGCAAGCGGTCATCCCGGCCATGGTGGCGCGCCGACGGGGCCACGTGGTCAACGTCGCGTCGATGGCGGGCATGATCCCGATCCCGGGCATGGTCACCTACAACGCCAGCAAGTTCGCCGCCCTCGGCGCCTCGCTCGCGGCGCGGCGCGAATACAGCGGAACCGGTGTCACGGTGTCGGCGGTGCTGCCCGCGGCCGTGCGCACCGAACTCGCGTCGGGCGCACCACTGGGACGCGGACTGCCCACCGTCGATCCCGATGCGGTGGCACGCGCGGTGGTACGCACACTGCACACCCGCGCGGCCCGCACGTCGGTGCCGGGCTGGGTCGCCCCGGCGTGGTCGTTGGTGGACGCGCTCGTCCCGGAGTTCGTGCAGCGGTGGGTGCGTCCCCGCGTCGACGACCGGCGTGCGCTCACCGGGATCGACGCGACCGCCCGGCGGGCTTACCTGGACCGGTTGGAGCGGCAGGCCAAGGACCACGCGTCATGA
- a CDS encoding TetR/AcrR family transcriptional regulator, which yields MVSISNEGSLEDRILEAAASCVLAYGIDRVTLAEIARRAGVSRPTVYRRWPDTRSILAALLTARIVRVLTEVGEHGDGRVALVQRMVAVAERLRHDDIVMSVLHTAPDLAMVYIAERLGTSQQVLIDALAGQLKLAQEHGSVRPGDPRQLAAMCLLITQSAVQSAQMVAPILDADALAVELEHSLNGYLKP from the coding sequence ATGGTGTCAATCAGTAACGAGGGTTCCCTCGAGGATCGGATCTTGGAGGCCGCCGCGAGCTGCGTGCTGGCCTACGGGATCGACCGGGTGACGCTGGCCGAAATCGCCCGCCGGGCGGGCGTGAGCCGGCCGACGGTGTACCGGCGCTGGCCCGACACCCGCTCGATCCTGGCCGCGTTGCTGACCGCCCGGATCGTCCGCGTGCTGACGGAGGTGGGGGAGCACGGCGACGGCCGGGTGGCGCTGGTGCAGCGCATGGTCGCGGTGGCCGAACGGCTGCGCCACGACGACATCGTGATGTCGGTGCTGCACACCGCGCCGGACCTGGCCATGGTGTACATCGCCGAACGGTTGGGCACCAGCCAACAGGTCCTGATCGACGCGCTCGCCGGTCAGCTCAAGCTCGCTCAGGAGCACGGCAGTGTGCGGCCCGGTGATCCGCGGCAACTGGCCGCCATGTGCCTGCTGATCACCCAGTCGGCGGTGCAGTCCGCGCAGATGGTCGCCCCCATCCTGGACGCCGACGCGCTGGCGGTCGAACTCGAACACTCGCTGAACGGATACCTCAAACCATGA
- a CDS encoding DUF3145 domain-containing protein gives MRALNQFADATTGVVYVHASPAAVCPHVEWALSSTLSARANLKWTPQPAMPGQLRAVTNWVGPVGTGAQLANALRSWSVLRFEVTEDPSEGVDGHRWCHTPQLGLWSGAMSANGDVMVGEQRLRSLMASGADTLAAELDTVLGTAWDESLEPYRGGGDTGEMTWLNRGVG, from the coding sequence ATGCGTGCGTTGAACCAGTTCGCCGATGCGACGACTGGCGTGGTTTACGTTCACGCCTCGCCCGCGGCGGTATGCCCACACGTGGAGTGGGCACTTTCGTCGACCCTGTCGGCGCGGGCGAACCTGAAATGGACGCCCCAACCGGCCATGCCGGGGCAGCTTCGTGCTGTCACGAATTGGGTCGGGCCGGTCGGCACCGGCGCGCAGTTGGCCAATGCCCTGCGCTCGTGGTCGGTGCTGCGCTTCGAGGTGACCGAAGATCCCAGTGAGGGCGTGGACGGGCACCGCTGGTGTCACACCCCGCAGCTGGGCCTGTGGAGCGGAGCGATGAGCGCCAACGGTGATGTCATGGTCGGCGAGCAGCGGCTGCGCAGCCTGATGGCCTCGGGCGCGGACACGCTCGCCGCCGAACTGGACACCGTGCTGGGCACCGCCTGGGACGAGTCGCTGGAGCCCTACCGCGGTGGCGGGGACACCGGCGAGATGACCTGGCTGAACAGGGGTGTCGGCTAG
- a CDS encoding glycerol-3-phosphate dehydrogenase/oxidase translates to MTTALNAARRQRELAALADAGRVDIVVIGGGITGAGIALDAATRGLSVALVEKHDLAFGTSRWSSKLVHGGLRYLATGNVGIARRSAVERGILMSRTAPHLVKAMPQLVPLLPAMGRAARALVRTGFVAGDGLRKLAGTPATLLPRSRRVDAARAIALAPTVRRDGLDGGFLAYDGQLIDDARLVTAVARTAAGHGAVILTRVAASAATGTTVTLTDELTGESFGLSARAVVNAAGVWAGEVDPSIRLRPSRGTHLVFDAAAFGNPTAALTIPIPGEVNRFVFAMPEQLGRVYLGLTDEEAPGPIPDVPQATPQEVAFLLNTVNTALQTQLHPGDVRGAYAGLRPLIDTGTGRTADVSREHAITESPSGVLSVIGGKLTEYRYMAEDVLDRAVALRGITAAPCRTRDLPLVGATRETVAGLPTSLVARYGAEAVEVLAGANCARPAEPVADGIDVLRAEFEFAVTHEGALTAEDILDRRTRIGLVPDDRARVAEVAAEFVAEVH, encoded by the coding sequence ATGACCACCGCCCTCAACGCCGCCCGCAGGCAACGCGAACTCGCGGCGCTGGCCGACGCCGGTCGGGTCGACATCGTCGTGATCGGCGGGGGCATCACCGGGGCCGGTATCGCCCTGGATGCCGCCACCCGCGGCCTGTCCGTCGCGCTGGTCGAGAAGCACGATCTGGCCTTCGGCACCAGCCGGTGGAGCTCCAAACTGGTGCACGGCGGGCTGCGGTACTTGGCTACGGGCAACGTCGGCATCGCCCGGCGCAGCGCCGTCGAACGCGGAATCCTGATGTCGCGCACAGCTCCTCACCTGGTGAAGGCGATGCCACAACTGGTGCCGCTGCTGCCGGCGATGGGCCGGGCAGCCCGCGCGCTGGTGCGCACCGGCTTCGTCGCAGGCGACGGGCTGCGCAAACTGGCCGGCACCCCGGCCACCCTGCTGCCGCGGTCACGCCGGGTGGACGCCGCCCGGGCAATCGCGCTCGCGCCGACCGTGCGCCGCGACGGCTTGGACGGGGGATTCCTAGCCTACGACGGGCAGTTGATCGACGACGCCCGGCTGGTCACCGCGGTGGCCCGCACCGCCGCCGGGCACGGGGCCGTCATCCTCACCAGGGTGGCGGCCTCCGCGGCCACCGGCACCACCGTCACCCTGACCGACGAACTGACCGGAGAATCGTTCGGCCTGAGCGCACGCGCCGTCGTCAACGCGGCCGGTGTCTGGGCGGGCGAGGTGGACCCCTCGATCAGACTGCGCCCCAGCCGCGGTACCCATCTGGTGTTCGACGCCGCGGCCTTCGGCAATCCGACTGCAGCGCTGACCATTCCGATACCCGGTGAGGTGAACCGGTTCGTGTTCGCAATGCCCGAACAGCTCGGCCGGGTGTACCTGGGGCTCACCGATGAAGAGGCGCCGGGCCCGATTCCCGATGTGCCGCAGGCGACACCGCAGGAGGTGGCGTTCCTGTTGAACACCGTGAACACCGCGCTGCAGACCCAACTGCACCCCGGTGATGTGCGCGGCGCCTACGCGGGGCTGCGACCGCTGATCGACACCGGAACCGGTAGGACCGCCGACGTATCCCGGGAACACGCCATCACCGAATCACCGTCGGGGGTGCTCAGCGTGATCGGCGGCAAGCTCACCGAATACCGCTACATGGCCGAGGATGTCCTGGACCGGGCCGTCGCGCTGCGTGGGATCACCGCGGCGCCCTGCCGCACCCGTGACCTCCCGTTGGTCGGCGCGACCCGGGAAACCGTTGCCGGACTGCCCACTTCACTGGTGGCGCGGTACGGGGCGGAGGCCGTAGAGGTGCTCGCCGGCGCGAACTGTGCGCGGCCCGCCGAACCGGTCGCCGACGGAATCGACGTGCTGCGCGCGGAGTTCGAATTCGCCGTCACCCACGAGGGCGCGCTCACGGCCGAGGACATCCTGGACCGGCGGACCCGCATCGGGTTGGTCCCCGACGACCGGGCACGGGTCGCCGAGGTGGCCGCGGAGTTCGTCGCCGAGGTGCACTAG
- a CDS encoding flavin-containing monooxygenase — MTRAVRIVIIGAGMAGIAAAHTFRQAGFTDFTVVEKGSDVGGVWHWNRYPGLTCDVPSQIYQFGFAPKPDWSHLWASGADIQRYHRDVVDRLGLTPHVRLNTEITAARYDGGGWTLSTSGGDTLTADFVVCATGVLHHPFIPDIPGMDRFRGPVLHTARWDPDVRTSGRRIAVIGTGSTGVQVVSALQPEADTVLHFARSPQWILWAPMWMRQPRALSATLRRWPALHAFTFDRLQWMSNILADVVTKPSWRRSLVQAYARLSLRAQIRDPELRAKLTPDYQPLCKRQVVSGSYYRAITRPNARLVTEPITEMTATGIRTADGAEHDVDLVVLATGFHAHNYMRPMSIVGRDGVTLDEAWVKGPRAYRMTAIPGFPNLFTVLGPNSPTGSIPLQYSAEATARYIVHWLKRFRDEEIDEVEVTDEATTEFNAAVAEALGPTVWSTGCNSWYLTEDGTVDLWPFDRATLTRMLAEPDPEHYRVS, encoded by the coding sequence ATGACGCGCGCCGTGCGGATCGTCATCATCGGCGCCGGGATGGCCGGCATCGCCGCCGCCCACACGTTCCGGCAGGCCGGTTTCACCGATTTCACCGTGGTGGAGAAGGGATCCGACGTCGGAGGCGTCTGGCACTGGAACCGCTATCCCGGCCTCACCTGCGATGTCCCATCGCAGATCTACCAGTTCGGGTTCGCGCCGAAGCCGGACTGGAGCCACCTGTGGGCATCCGGCGCCGATATCCAGCGCTACCACCGGGACGTCGTCGACCGCCTCGGCCTGACACCCCATGTACGGCTGAACACCGAGATCACCGCCGCGCGCTACGACGGTGGCGGCTGGACGCTGAGCACCTCGGGCGGCGACACCCTGACCGCCGATTTCGTGGTGTGCGCCACCGGCGTCCTGCACCACCCGTTCATTCCGGACATCCCCGGCATGGATCGGTTCCGGGGACCCGTCCTGCACACCGCACGGTGGGATCCCGACGTGCGCACCAGCGGCCGGCGCATCGCGGTGATCGGCACGGGATCGACCGGGGTGCAGGTCGTTTCGGCGCTGCAGCCCGAAGCCGACACGGTGCTGCACTTCGCCAGGTCTCCGCAGTGGATTTTGTGGGCGCCGATGTGGATGCGCCAGCCGCGCGCACTCTCGGCGACGCTGCGGCGCTGGCCAGCCTTGCACGCGTTCACCTTCGACCGGCTGCAGTGGATGTCGAACATCCTCGCCGATGTCGTAACCAAGCCGTCGTGGCGACGCAGCCTGGTGCAGGCCTACGCCCGGCTGAGCCTGCGCGCGCAGATCCGCGATCCAGAACTGCGCGCGAAACTGACACCCGACTATCAGCCACTGTGCAAACGCCAGGTGGTATCGGGCAGCTACTACCGTGCCATCACCCGGCCCAACGCACGGCTGGTCACCGAGCCGATCACCGAGATGACCGCGACCGGTATCAGAACCGCCGACGGCGCCGAGCACGACGTCGACCTCGTGGTGCTGGCCACCGGTTTCCACGCCCACAACTACATGCGGCCGATGTCGATCGTCGGCCGGGACGGAGTCACCCTCGACGAAGCCTGGGTGAAGGGGCCGCGCGCCTACCGGATGACCGCGATTCCCGGCTTTCCGAACCTGTTCACGGTTCTCGGCCCGAACTCCCCCACCGGGTCGATCCCGCTGCAGTACTCGGCCGAGGCCACCGCGCGCTATATCGTGCACTGGCTCAAGCGGTTTCGCGACGAGGAGATCGACGAGGTGGAGGTCACCGACGAGGCCACCACCGAATTCAACGCCGCGGTGGCCGAGGCCCTCGGTCCGACGGTGTGGAGCACCGGGTGCAACTCCTGGTATCTCACCGAGGACGGCACCGTCGACCTGTGGCCCTTCGATCGGGCCACGCTGACGCGGATGCTCGCCGAGCCGGACCCGGAGCACTACCGGGTGAGCTGA
- a CDS encoding dihydrofolate reductase family protein gives MVQLLKVQNFNVSQDGFGAGVGQSFERPFGHADPATMFAWCGATASWPNRTEPGGSRGLDDYLTRDFHHNIGAEIMGRNKFSPHRGPWTGDAARWTGWWGDEPPFHTPVFVMTHHERPSFTLGDTTFHFVSGDPATVLAQAREAAGGKDVRLGGGATTVRAFLDADLVDTLHVAVSPVTLGAGSRLWESPDELLDRFLCDVVPSPSGVTHHLFWRR, from the coding sequence ATGGTGCAACTGCTCAAGGTCCAGAACTTCAACGTCTCCCAGGACGGCTTCGGCGCAGGCGTCGGCCAGAGCTTCGAGCGTCCGTTCGGCCACGCCGACCCGGCCACGATGTTCGCCTGGTGCGGGGCCACCGCCAGCTGGCCCAACCGCACCGAGCCGGGTGGCAGCCGCGGTCTGGACGACTACCTGACCAGGGACTTCCACCACAACATCGGTGCCGAGATCATGGGCCGCAACAAGTTCAGCCCGCACCGCGGGCCCTGGACCGGCGATGCCGCCCGCTGGACGGGCTGGTGGGGTGACGAGCCGCCCTTCCACACCCCGGTGTTCGTCATGACGCATCACGAACGCCCGTCGTTCACGTTGGGCGACACCACGTTTCACTTCGTCAGCGGCGACCCCGCGACGGTGCTGGCCCAGGCCCGCGAGGCCGCCGGCGGCAAGGATGTCCGGCTCGGCGGCGGGGCGACGACCGTCCGGGCGTTCCTGGACGCCGACCTGGTCGACACGTTGCATGTCGCGGTCTCACCGGTGACGCTGGGCGCCGGGTCACGCCTGTGGGAGAGCCCCGACGAGCTACTGGACAGGTTCCTCTGCGATGTCGTACCGAGCCCCAGTGGGGTCACCCATCACCTGTTCTGGCGGCGCTAG
- a CDS encoding FAD-binding oxidoreductase → MKWNAWGDPAAAKPLSDGIRALLKQALGIEQSGIPDITAEQVTLQPSRLSATAHEALAGIVGAGHCRVDDLDRLLRAGGKSTLDLLRRKDTGVQDAPDAVLLPGTEEEIAEILRACVEHRIAVVPFGGGTSVVGGLDPARGDFTAVVSLDLRRLDRLLHLDEVSGEAVLQAGVTGPGAERLLGAKGFSLGHFPQSFQFATIGGFAATRSSGQDSAGYGRFDDMVRGLRAVTPAGILDLGRAPASAAGPDLRQLLMGSEGVFGVITAVRVRVHPVPESTRYEAWSFPDFPTGAAALRAVTQTGTGPTVIRLSDEVETGINLATTESIGEQRITGGCLAITVFEGSAAHTASRHAETAAVLTAHGGTSLGEAPARAWEHGRFGAPYLRDSLLTAGALCETLETATSWSNIAAVKAAVTAALTESLAESGTQALVMCHISHVYPTGASLYFTVVAAQRGNPIEQWSKAKAAASEAMVRAGATITHHHAVGADHRPWMRAEIGDLGVEVLRAVKAVLDPTGILNPGKLIP, encoded by the coding sequence ATGAAATGGAATGCCTGGGGTGATCCCGCGGCCGCCAAGCCGCTGTCCGACGGCATCCGCGCCCTGCTCAAGCAGGCGTTGGGCATCGAGCAGTCCGGCATCCCCGACATCACCGCCGAGCAGGTGACGCTGCAGCCGTCCCGACTGTCCGCCACCGCGCACGAGGCATTGGCGGGCATCGTCGGCGCCGGGCACTGCCGGGTCGACGACCTTGACCGGCTGCTGCGGGCCGGCGGCAAGTCGACGCTGGATCTGTTGCGGCGCAAGGACACCGGCGTGCAGGACGCGCCGGATGCGGTGCTGCTGCCCGGCACCGAAGAGGAGATCGCGGAGATCCTGCGGGCCTGCGTCGAGCACCGGATCGCCGTCGTCCCGTTCGGCGGGGGCACCAGCGTGGTCGGCGGACTGGACCCGGCGCGCGGCGACTTCACCGCGGTTGTGTCGCTGGACCTGCGCCGCCTAGACCGGCTGCTGCACCTGGACGAGGTGTCCGGCGAGGCCGTGCTGCAGGCCGGGGTCACCGGGCCCGGCGCCGAGCGCCTGTTGGGCGCGAAGGGGTTTTCGCTCGGCCATTTCCCGCAGAGCTTCCAGTTCGCCACCATCGGCGGCTTCGCGGCCACCCGGTCGTCGGGACAGGATTCCGCCGGTTACGGCCGCTTCGACGACATGGTCCGCGGCCTGCGCGCCGTCACCCCGGCCGGGATTCTCGATCTGGGGCGGGCGCCGGCCTCGGCGGCCGGACCCGATCTGCGTCAGCTGCTGATGGGATCCGAGGGCGTGTTCGGCGTGATCACCGCCGTCCGGGTCCGCGTGCACCCGGTCCCGGAATCCACCCGCTACGAGGCCTGGTCGTTCCCGGATTTCCCGACCGGAGCGGCGGCGCTGCGCGCGGTCACCCAGACCGGCACCGGTCCGACGGTGATCCGGCTCTCCGACGAAGTGGAGACCGGGATCAACCTGGCCACCACCGAGAGCATCGGCGAGCAGCGCATCACCGGCGGGTGCCTGGCGATCACCGTGTTCGAAGGGTCGGCCGCGCACACCGCGAGCCGGCACGCCGAGACCGCCGCCGTGTTGACCGCCCACGGCGGCACGTCGCTGGGTGAGGCACCGGCCCGGGCGTGGGAGCACGGCCGGTTCGGTGCGCCCTACCTGCGGGACTCACTGCTGACGGCCGGGGCGCTGTGCGAGACGCTGGAAACCGCGACGTCGTGGTCGAACATCGCCGCCGTCAAGGCGGCCGTGACCGCGGCCCTGACCGAATCACTGGCCGAATCCGGCACGCAAGCGCTGGTGATGTGCCACATTTCGCACGTGTATCCGACCGGCGCCTCGTTGTATTTCACCGTGGTGGCCGCTCAGCGCGGCAACCCGATCGAACAGTGGAGCAAGGCCAAGGCCGCCGCGTCGGAGGCCATGGTGCGCGCGGGGGCGACCATCACCCATCATCACGCGGTCGGCGCCGACCACCGGCCATGGATGCGCGCCGAGATCGGCGACCTCGGCGTCGAGGTGCTGCGCGCGGTGAAGGCGGTGCTCGACCCCACCGGAATCCTCAACCCCGGCAAGCTGATTCCGTGA
- a CDS encoding diacylglycerol kinase, which yields MKRISVLTNPASGHGNAPHAAERAIARFQQRGVDVCEVVGADAAHARRLVDEELARGTDALVVVGGDGIISVALQALALGAVPLGIIPAGTGNDHAREFGIPTGDPEAAADVVLDGRPETIDLGRVVDATGAVKWFGTVMAAGFDSLVSDRTNRMSWPHGRMRYNVAMVAELSKLRLLPFRLTFDDGPEIVTELTLAAFGNTRSYGGGMLICPGADPTDGLLDVTMVHSASRTKLIRLFPTVFKGTHVNLPQVTTKRAARIVVDSPGINAYADGDFACPLPVTVSAVPGVLTLLRK from the coding sequence GTGAAGCGCATCTCGGTCCTGACCAACCCCGCGTCCGGACACGGCAACGCACCGCATGCTGCCGAGCGCGCCATCGCACGCTTCCAGCAGCGCGGGGTCGACGTGTGTGAGGTGGTCGGTGCCGATGCCGCACACGCCCGCCGGCTCGTCGACGAGGAACTCGCGCGCGGCACCGATGCCCTGGTGGTGGTCGGTGGCGACGGCATCATCTCGGTGGCGTTGCAGGCCTTGGCGCTCGGGGCTGTCCCGCTGGGCATCATCCCGGCCGGCACCGGCAACGACCACGCCCGTGAATTCGGCATTCCCACCGGTGATCCGGAGGCGGCGGCCGACGTCGTACTCGACGGCCGCCCCGAGACCATCGATCTGGGTCGCGTCGTCGACGCCACCGGTGCCGTCAAGTGGTTCGGCACGGTGATGGCTGCCGGCTTCGATTCTCTGGTCAGCGACCGCACCAACCGGATGAGCTGGCCGCACGGTCGGATGCGGTACAACGTCGCCATGGTCGCCGAGCTGTCCAAGCTGCGATTGCTGCCCTTCCGGTTGACGTTCGACGACGGACCGGAGATCGTCACCGAACTCACGCTGGCCGCGTTCGGCAACACCCGCAGTTACGGCGGCGGCATGCTGATCTGCCCCGGCGCCGACCCGACCGACGGCCTGCTCGATGTCACGATGGTGCATTCGGCGTCGCGCACCAAGCTGATCCGGCTGTTTCCCACGGTCTTCAAGGGCACCCACGTCAATCTGCCTCAGGTGACCACCAAGCGAGCGGCGCGGATCGTCGTCGACTCCCCCGGCATCAACGCCTACGCCGACGGTGACTTCGCCTGTCCGCTGCCGGTGACGGTCTCGGCCGTGCCGGGCGTGTTGACGTTGTTGCGCAAGTAG